ATTGTCGAGTTCAGTCTTGATTATATTTTTAGCACCAACATGCAAAGATCCAGCCTGGTTGATACGATGACCGATCTGATCCTGAATTTTTCGGGCGCCGTGATCGTTTCGATCGCGGGTTTTGTCTATTTGAAAAAGCGCCAGTTTGAAGAAAAAGCAGACGCTTGATTTTTTTGGTTATTTTAGCTAATATACATAAATGTATATTGCCGGCGTAGCTCAATTGGTACCTGCCTGCCGGCAGGCAGGGAGCAACAGTAAAATTTTTTTGCCGAGGTAGCTCAGTTGGTGGAGCAATAGTTTTGTAAACTAAAGGTCAAGGGTTCGAATCCCTTCCTCGGCTCATGCAAAAGTTTAAGATTTATAGCTTAGGCTGCAAGGTTAATCAGTATGACGGCGGCGAATTAGGCGGATTGTTAAGATCCGCCGGTTTTATTTTAGTTAAAAATGGCGCGGATCTGGCCATTGTCAATTCTTGCGCCGTGACCGCCGGGGCGATCAAAAAAAACAGGGAGATGATCAAAAAAGCGCGGAAAGAAAATCCGCGCGCCAAAATAATTTTAACCGGCTGCTGGCCGCGAGTCGCAACCAAAGAAGCGAACAGAGTCGGTGTTGATATGGTTTGGTCGAAAAAAAATATTTCCGAACTTGTTGAAAAATTGAATCATGAATTAGGATTTAAGAATAAAGAAATTAAAAAAAGACTTAATTCTAAATTTTTAAATCTTAATTCTATAATTTTAAAAAATGCACCCGGCGGTTTAATGGAAAGAAATCAGGGAAGATCAAGATATTTTTTAAAAGTTCAGGATGGCTGCGAGCAATTCTGCTCTTATTGCATTATTCCGTTTACGCGCGGAAAGTTGCAGAGCCGGAAGATTGCCGAGGTTGTTGCCGAAGCGGAAACGGCGGTGAAAAAAGGTTATCGGGAAATAATTTTATGCGGAATCCATCTCGGGCTTTTTGGCATAAATAATGTCGGCAAAATACCCACCCCCCAACTTCGCTCCGCGGCGGAGCTTCGTTGGGCAAGCTATTCTTTAAAAGATGGCACCCTTGCCCTGCCGGAGCTTCAGCGTAGGCGGGCCTCCCAAGAGGGGAATTTAAAAAGCGCGAACCTTTTAAAACTATTGCAAGAATTGGTCAAGATCAAAGATTTGCAAAGAATCAGATTAAGTTCGATCGAAGTAACCGAAGTGAGTGATGAATTGATTAATTTTATGGCGGGCGAGAAAAAGATGTGCCGGCATTTGCATGTCCCGCTCCAGTCCGGCTGCGATAAGATCTTGCGGCTGATGAAGCGGCCTTATGATCTTAAATTTTTTGCCACGAAAATAAAAAAGTTAAGAAAAAAAATGCCGGATATCGCGATCAGCGCCGATGTGATCGTCGGCTTTCCCGGCGAAACTGCCAAAGATTTTTTGGAAACGAAAAAATATATCGAGAAAATGAAATTCAGCCGCTTGCATGTTTTTTCTTTTTCGCCTCATCCTTTGACTGCCGCGGCCAAATTACCCGGCCGGATCGAAACAGGGGAGATCAAAAAAAGATCTGATATTTTAAGAAAAATTAGAGAAAAAATGGCTGCCGCTTTTACTCGAAAGTTCCAAGGGAAAAT
The window above is part of the Patescibacteria group bacterium genome. Proteins encoded here:
- a CDS encoding radical SAM protein, whose product is MQKFKIYSLGCKVNQYDGGELGGLLRSAGFILVKNGADLAIVNSCAVTAGAIKKNREMIKKARKENPRAKIILTGCWPRVATKEANRVGVDMVWSKKNISELVEKLNHELGFKNKEIKKRLNSKFLNLNSIILKNAPGGLMERNQGRSRYFLKVQDGCEQFCSYCIIPFTRGKLQSRKIAEVVAEAETAVKKGYREIILCGIHLGLFGINNVGKIPTPQLRSAAELRWASYSLKDGTLALPELQRRRASQEGNLKSANLLKLLQELVKIKDLQRIRLSSIEVTEVSDELINFMAGEKKMCRHLHVPLQSGCDKILRLMKRPYDLKFFATKIKKLRKKMPDIAISADVIVGFPGETAKDFLETKKYIEKMKFSRLHVFSFSPHPLTAAAKLPGRIETGEIKKRSDILRKIREKMAAAFTRKFQGKILEVVVEHNRSSRTGKLKGEKMKGKTQYYFDVYFEPKQIISPFKPGKRLIGQVIKIKAS